Genomic window (Desulforapulum autotrophicum HRM2):
TTTGAACAGACGGTTAAAAGGTGGTTTAAAAATAGTATCCTTGCCCATCCAATGGATATTTATTTTCATGACAAAGGCAACAAAAAGGGTGAATGGCAGATCCCAGTTTGAGGTGTGGGGTGCAGCAATGATGACTACCTTTTTCATGTCCGGCAGTCTGCCTTGAACCCTCCATCCGCTGAGTTTCAGGCAGATCATGGAAAAAAAAACCATAAATGATGACCATCCACGAGTATCAAAAATCGTGTGATTCAATGAATCCATCCTTTATCTTTGCATTGTAAAATTTGAACGACTCAACTTTCAGACGTTAATTTTCATGATCGGGGTCAGGCTTGTGTTTTTGTACGTTTGACAATATCTGATACCCCTTCTAAGCCTGACAAAAGTGCAATAATGCAAGCCCCTCATGAAAACAGCCAACCCCGAAAGTTGAGTGAACTATATTCGTTAAAGACCCGGGGCTGTAAAGGGAAAAAGAGTGTTTTGCAAAAGTTTTACATTGGGCGGGTCAGAACAGGCGATAAAATTTGTTGTTCGCTCCCTTTGGCTATGATACTAAATATTGGCTGAGGTCTACTCCTGACCGCAGTTTGTTGCTGATAACCTGAACAGTGAGGATCAATCATGGTTGCCTATTTATGGAAGGGGAAAAATCCTAAAAACAGGGTGGTCAAGGGGGAGATGGAGGCCGAGAACGTTGAACAGGTGCGGTCCAGCCTGATCCGTCGAAAAATTACCCCGGGCAAGATTAAACCCAAACCCAAGGATTTGTTTGAAAATATTTCATTTTTTCAGCCCAAGGTCAAAGAATCGGACGTCATTATTTTTTCAAGGCAGTTTTCCACCATGATTGATGCAGGTCTTCCCCTTCTCCAGTGCCTTGACATTCTCCACGCCCAGCAGGAGAATGTAACATTCAAGAAAATCCTGAAAAAAATTAAGGAGTCTGTAGAATCCGGAGAAACCTTTGCCGATGCCCTGGCAAAATTTCCAGATATCTTTAACGAGCTTTTCACCAACATGGTTGCGGCAGGTGAGGCAGGCGGAATCCTTGATATCATTCTTAGACGCCTGTCCGCCTATATGGAAAAGATGGCAAAGTTGAAAAAGCAGGTTAAGGGTGCCATGACCTATCCTGCCATTACCCTTGCCGTTGCCGTTATTGTTGTGGGGATTATTCTGGTTTTTGTTATTCCGGTTTTTGCCGAGATGTTCGCAGATTTCGGCTCCACCCTGCCTGCCCCGACTCTTTTGGTGGTTTTTCTGAGTGAGTTTGTCATTAACAATATTTTATATATTATTGGCGCGTTTATCGTTGTAACCTTTATCACCCGGCGGGTCTATGCCTCAGAAAAGGGCCATATTATCATGGATGATCTGGCCCTAAAGCTGCCTGTGTTTGGCATGCTGATTCGAAAGGTGGCGGTTGCTAAATTTACAAGGACCATGGGCACCATGATGTCAAGCGGTGTATCTATTCTGGAAGCTCTTGATATTGTGGGAAAAACAGCTGGAAATAAAACGGTTGAATTTGCCATCCATGACGTGAAACAGGGTATTTCAGAGGGGAGATCCATGGCAGATCCCCTTCTTGAAAGCGGGGTGTTCCCCTCCATGGTCTGCTCCATGATTGCCGTTGGCGAATCCACGGGTGCCCTTGATAACATGCTCGGAAAAATAGCAGATTTTTACGATGATGAAGTGGATCAGGCCGTAAAAACCCTCACAGACATGATTGAACCTTTCATGCTGGTGTTTCTCGGGGTTGTCATTGGCGGGCTCGTGGTTGCCATGTATCTGCCCATATTTAAAATGGCGGCTGCCGTAGGATAATCTGAAAACAGTGAAAAATTTAACAGGGGCAGACACCGTTGATGCCGCAGACATGGAAAAAAGGCTTGGCTGGCTCATCGTTTTCAGGGTGTCATTCGCAACCATCCTGACCCTTTCAACCCTTGTTTATAGCGCAGGTGAGCATCTTTCCTCCACTGAACACCCCTTTGTGGTTCTTTATTCTATTTCTGCCCTCCTTGTCGTTCTTTCCCTTGGGTATGCTTTAGTTCTCAGGCGGGTGAGACGCAAGGTGATGTTTGCCTATGGGCAGATCCTCCTTGACAGTTTTTTTATAACGACACTTATTTTTGTTACGGGAAGTTCTGAAAGTATTTTCACCTTTCTTTACCTTGTGGGCATCATTGGTGCGAGCATGTTGCTTCCCAGGGGGGGAAGCATGGTGATCGCTGCTTGTTCCAGCGTACAATATGCCGTTCTTGTCTTTTTTGAAAATCAGGGCATGCTCGGTTTTCTGGGCGGTCAGACCAGCGTTTCAATGATGGCCGACTGGCCCCAGATGGTTTATCGGGTCGTCATCATTGCATCTGCCTGTTTAGCCGTTGCCTTTTTGAGCGGTATTCTGGCGTTCCAGGCAAGGCGGGCCCACCGGGACCTCGGGGTGGTTGAACGGCACCTTAAACGGGTTGAGCGTATGGCCGCCATGGGTGAAATGGTTGCCGGTATGGCCCATGAGATCAAAAACCCCCTTGCCTCCATCTCCGGCTCCATTCAGCTTCTGGCTGAGAACACGGAACCGGGTTCACCCAACCTGCGGCTCATGCAGATTGTCCTCCGGGAAACCCAGCGACTGAGTGCCATTGTGACGGATTTTCTGTTGTTTGCAAAGCCAAAGAGCGGTACGGTCAAGGAAATGCGGTTGGATCTTGCCATTGGCGAAGTCGTGTCCCTTTTTCGGCTGGACCCAATCTGTGTCGGCCGCATTGAGGTCAACCTTAAGCTTGATTCTCCCGTTTGGATTGCCATGGACCCCGGCCATTTAAAGCAGGTGCTGTGGAATCTTTTAAAAAATGGTGCTGAAGCCATCGAAAAAACAGGCACCCTCACGATCCGGATGGCGGTTACCCGGACGGATCGAATTCATCTTACCATATCCGACACGGGATGCGGCATTAAAGAGACAGATCAGGAGACCGTGTTTGATCCGTTCTTTACCACCAAACCCTCGGGTTCCGGTCTTGGGCTTTCCATTGTCCACAGGATCATCGACAGTTACCAGGGAGTTATTGACCTTGAAACCAGTCCGGGCAAGGGAACAACATTTACCCTTATTCTCATGGGTTCCTCCCAGAAGTCTTCTGTATAACACATTCGAACTTTACTCCCTTTGTTGACCAAAAATTTGTAAACTAAATACCTTGGCATATATCAATAGAAACTAACAATTTGCTTCTGCCTGAGGGCTCATATATGCATAATGTCACAAGGCCTTTGTTTGCAGGCCTTTTACGCTGAAGGGCTGATAATAATTTTAGATTTTGATTTTACCGGAGATTCCCATGCATCCTGTTTTTGGAAGATACTGACAGACCATAAAAAATGCTGCCCGTTTGTGGCGGGTGCTCACCGTCCAGGGATTGTGAGGATGATCAGGGATTGTTGTAAAATGTTTCCTCGTTAAAAGTTATTCTTTGGCCCTTCTCTGCCTTGGATTGAACAATACAATCAAAAAAAAATGCAGATGAGATCGAACCATGTTGGATCAATTAAAAATTTCATACGCCCCAAATGGATTCAAGGACAAGGTCGGGGAATTAATACCCCAGGGGGGATTACACAGTTCACCTATGGACTATTATCTGTCTGAGTCTTGGTATCCTGGGAGAAAATGAAAGAACCTATCTCGGGCCTGACCTTGCGGAATATGGTTTGTAAGCGAAACGCCTGGAGCGAGGTATGGCTTTCGTCCACAACAAGTTTAAACAACGGCATCAAGGAGGTGCTATGAAAGAAACTGAGGAAAAAAGTTTTTATGAACGACTGGAAGGAAAAGGGGTATCACGAAGGGATTTTCTCAAGTATTGCACCGTGATGACAGCCTCCATGGGGCTGTCGGCATCCTGTGTGGGACAGGTGGCAAGTTCTATTGAAAAAGCAGCCTCAGGGACGAGACCTTCGGTTGTATGGCTTCATTTTGGTGAATGTACGGGTTGCTCTGAGGCATTTTTACGTACGCCCAATGTCGGAGCCATCATCCTTGAGACCATTTCGGTTGAATACCATGAAACCATTATGGCAGCCTCGGGTCATCAGGCGGAAAAATCACTGGAACAGGCGATCAAGACCCACAAGGGAAAATTTATCTGTGTTGTGGAAGGTTCCATTGCTACAGCCTATAACGGCGCCTATGGCAAGGTGGGGGGAAGGACCTTTCTTGAGATTGCAAATGATGTGATTCCCAAGGCTGCTGTAACCATTGCCCTTGGTACCTGCGCAGCCTATGGAGGCATTCCTTCTGCTGCTCCCAATCCCGGCGGTTACAAGGGGGTAAAGGATGCCATTGGTGTTGCCACCATCAATATCTCGGGATGTCCCCCAAATCCTCTGAATCTTTTGTCAACCATTGTTAAATATCTAAACAAGGAAACCATCGAGCTTGACGAATTGGGCAGGCCTTTGTTTGCCTATGCCGAGACTGTCCACGATCGTTGCCCCAGGTTAAAACATTTTGAAAATGATGAGTTTGTGGAAGAATTTGGTTCTAAAGAGGCAGAACTTGGCTATTGTCTCTACCATATGGGGTGTAAAGGCCCTGAAACCTATAATAATTGTCCCACTGCTAAGTTTAACGATGGAACAAGCTTCCCCATTCAGGCGGGCCACCCCTGCATCGGGTGCAGTGAACCAGATTTCTGGGATACAATGACTCCATTTTATGAGGAATATTAATCCATGGGCAAACGAATAATGATCGATCCTATTACAAGGATTGAAGGACATTTACGAATAGAAGTTGAAATTGAGAATAACCGAGTAAAGGATGCCTGGTGCTCGGGCCAGATGTTTCGTGGAATCGAAATGATGTTAAAGGGCAGGGACCCCAGGGATGCCCATCATTTTGTCCAACGATCCTGTGGTGTCTGTACCTATGTCCATGCCCTTTCGTCTGTCCGGGCTGTGGAAGATGCCTGCAATATAGCCATTCCAGACAACGCCCGTATCATCAGAAATCTCATCCACGCAGCCCAGTTTCAGCACGATCATATTGTTCATTTTTATCATCTCCATGCCCTGGACTGGGTGGATATTGTGGATGCCTTGAAGGCCGATCCGGTAAAAACGGCAAAACTTTCGGCCAACGTGAGTGGAAGGCCGGAATCTTCCGAATATTTTAAAACCATCCAGGATAAATTAAAGACATTTGTGTCAAGCGGTCAGTTAGGGCCGTTTAACAATGGTTATTGGGGGCATTCCGCCTATGCCTTGCCTGCTGAAGCCAATCTCATGGCTGCGGCCCATTACATTGAGGCCCTGAAACTCCAGGCCAAGGCTGCCAGAATGCATGCCGTGTTTGGTGGTAAAAATCCCCATCCCCAGTTCCTCGTGGTGGGTGGAGTCACCTCGGTCAGGGATCTCAACATAGACAGGATCAAGGAATTTGAAGATATCTGGAAGGAAACCAAGGCATTTGTGGATGAGGTTTATATTCCAGATCTCATGGCCATTGCATCTTTTTATAAGAACTGGGGAGCTATTGGTGGTAATAATGAGGCCTTTCTCGTCTATGGTGATTTTGCTGAAAACAGCTCAGAAAGTCGCCTCCTCATGCCTCCCGGATTTATCAGAAAGGGCCTTGGTGTGGAAAAGCTGGATGTTGAGCTTATCACAGAGGACGTTACCCGTGCCTGGTATGAAAACAGTACTCCAAGCCATCCCTATGCCGGAAAGACAGAACCCATCAAGGGAGAAGTAGCATATAATACGGATGACAAATACTCCTGGATCAAAGCACCCCGTTATGACGGGCTTGCACCTGAAGTCGGTCCCCTGGCCAGGATTCTTGTTGCCTACGGTAAGGGGGATGCCACGGCAAAGAATCTGGTGGATCAAACCCTTAAAAAACTGGGTGTGGGTTCAGACGCCCTTTTTTCAACCCTTGGAAGGACGGCGGCCAGGGGCCTTGAAACAGTTATAATAGGCGATGCCATGGGCAACTGGCTGAATGAACTCAGGAGCAACATTGCAAAGGGTGATAAAAAGACTTATCAATCCTGGACCATGCCGGACAAGGCAAAGGGGTTTGGCTTGAATGATGTGCCAAGGGGAGCCCTTGGCCACTGGATCGAAATTGAGGACGGTAAAATTAAGAATTACCAGTATGTGGTTCCCTCCACCTGGAATTTTGGACCTGCCGACGCCCATGGTAACAAGGGGCCGGTGGAGCGTTCCCTCATTGGGACACCCATAGCAGATCCAAAGAAGCCCCTTGAGGTGCTCAGGACGGTTCATTCCTATGATCCCTGCCTTGCCTGTGCTGTTCATGTGATCGATCCCCATACCAATGAAATTTACAAGGTCAGGGTTGTTTAATCCCTGTCCTCTATTTGAGAAGGTCTTTTTCTACCCCCTGTGAAAAGGGGGTAGAAAAATTAGAATTAAAATAGATCAAGGAGAACTGGCATGACATCTGAAATTCTCATTCTCGGCGTTGGCAACATCCTTTTTTCCGATGACGGACTCGGCATCCGGGTGGTGGAAAAACTGCTTGAAAACTATCAATTTCCGGACCAGGTTTCCGTGGTTGACGGCGGCGTTTTAGGGATTAATCTCCTTGGCGTTATTTCCCATGCACACCATCTCATTGTGGTGGACACTATTTTAAACAAGGGAAAACCCGGGGACCTCCATCGCCTTGCAGGTGCGGACATCCCCAACCGGATTCTTGCCAAAAACTCCCTGCACCAGGTGGACCTTCTGGAGGCACTTACCCTTTGTCAATTTCTGGATCATGTGCCCCAAACGGTTATTGTGGGGGCGGAACCCATGGATATAGAAACCCTTAGTGCAGAGTTGACATCGACCCTTGCCGCCCAGGTGGAAAATGTCGTTCTAATGGTCCTCAAAGAGCTTGAAGTCCTTGGTGTGCCCTGGAAAGAAAAAAAAATCAGTAATGGTTGTCATCATACATGAAAGTTCCAGGAAGAAGCCCCACCTCCACGCAGTGGCTCCCAGGTTGCTGTCAATTTTCTTTGCCTGTTTGAGGTCCCACCGTTTTTTTCGGCTCAAAAGGCCCATCTCCCGGTCTCACAGCAATAGGTAATAACATCCCCATCTGACATGGATAAAACGCCTGTGCCTCATTTATTATAGGCGTTTGACATTATTTTATTGCCAACAAAATCTTGACACTCTGCCATGGAATAGGATAGTTTAGTGAATTTTATTGATCATTAACCCAAATATAAAAGACAGTGAACGTATGGATGAATCAAACGCACTATTGACGGCAAGACAAGAGAAGCTAAAGGAGATCCGGGATACCGGTATCCCTCTCTATCCCAATGACTTTAAGGTTTCCCACACCGTGGAAGCGTTGCAAAACGTCATTGCTGAAAATCCCGAAGGGCTTGGGGAGAATGGACCTGTGTTTTCGGTCGCAGGAAGGATGATGGCGGTCAACAAGTTTGGAAAGTCGTCGTTTATCCGTTTCAAGGACAGGACTGGCCAGATTCAGGCCTATCTTCAGAAAAACAGGGTCGGTGATGGGGTTTACGATCTGTTTAAAAAACTTGATATCGGCGATTTTGTCGGAATTACCGGCTCACTGTTCCAGACAAGAACCGGCGAGTGGACCCTTTTGGCTGAAAACTTTCGGCTTCTGTCCAAATCCATGCGGCCCCTGCCTGAAAAATTCCACGGCATCAAGGATCCGGAAAAAAGATACCGCCAGCGTTACC
Coding sequences:
- a CDS encoding type II secretion system F family protein, with protein sequence MVAYLWKGKNPKNRVVKGEMEAENVEQVRSSLIRRKITPGKIKPKPKDLFENISFFQPKVKESDVIIFSRQFSTMIDAGLPLLQCLDILHAQQENVTFKKILKKIKESVESGETFADALAKFPDIFNELFTNMVAAGEAGGILDIILRRLSAYMEKMAKLKKQVKGAMTYPAITLAVAVIVVGIILVFVIPVFAEMFADFGSTLPAPTLLVVFLSEFVINNILYIIGAFIVVTFITRRVYASEKGHIIMDDLALKLPVFGMLIRKVAVAKFTRTMGTMMSSGVSILEALDIVGKTAGNKTVEFAIHDVKQGISEGRSMADPLLESGVFPSMVCSMIAVGESTGALDNMLGKIADFYDDEVDQAVKTLTDMIEPFMLVFLGVVIGGLVVAMYLPIFKMAAAVG
- a CDS encoding two-component system sensor histidine kinase NtrB; the encoded protein is MKNLTGADTVDAADMEKRLGWLIVFRVSFATILTLSTLVYSAGEHLSSTEHPFVVLYSISALLVVLSLGYALVLRRVRRKVMFAYGQILLDSFFITTLIFVTGSSESIFTFLYLVGIIGASMLLPRGGSMVIAACSSVQYAVLVFFENQGMLGFLGGQTSVSMMADWPQMVYRVVIIASACLAVAFLSGILAFQARRAHRDLGVVERHLKRVERMAAMGEMVAGMAHEIKNPLASISGSIQLLAENTEPGSPNLRLMQIVLRETQRLSAIVTDFLLFAKPKSGTVKEMRLDLAIGEVVSLFRLDPICVGRIEVNLKLDSPVWIAMDPGHLKQVLWNLLKNGAEAIEKTGTLTIRMAVTRTDRIHLTISDTGCGIKETDQETVFDPFFTTKPSGSGLGLSIVHRIIDSYQGVIDLETSPGKGTTFTLILMGSSQKSSV
- a CDS encoding hydrogenase small subunit, with the protein product MKETEEKSFYERLEGKGVSRRDFLKYCTVMTASMGLSASCVGQVASSIEKAASGTRPSVVWLHFGECTGCSEAFLRTPNVGAIILETISVEYHETIMAASGHQAEKSLEQAIKTHKGKFICVVEGSIATAYNGAYGKVGGRTFLEIANDVIPKAAVTIALGTCAAYGGIPSAAPNPGGYKGVKDAIGVATINISGCPPNPLNLLSTIVKYLNKETIELDELGRPLFAYAETVHDRCPRLKHFENDEFVEEFGSKEAELGYCLYHMGCKGPETYNNCPTAKFNDGTSFPIQAGHPCIGCSEPDFWDTMTPFYEEY
- a CDS encoding nickel-dependent hydrogenase large subunit — encoded protein: MGKRIMIDPITRIEGHLRIEVEIENNRVKDAWCSGQMFRGIEMMLKGRDPRDAHHFVQRSCGVCTYVHALSSVRAVEDACNIAIPDNARIIRNLIHAAQFQHDHIVHFYHLHALDWVDIVDALKADPVKTAKLSANVSGRPESSEYFKTIQDKLKTFVSSGQLGPFNNGYWGHSAYALPAEANLMAAAHYIEALKLQAKAARMHAVFGGKNPHPQFLVVGGVTSVRDLNIDRIKEFEDIWKETKAFVDEVYIPDLMAIASFYKNWGAIGGNNEAFLVYGDFAENSSESRLLMPPGFIRKGLGVEKLDVELITEDVTRAWYENSTPSHPYAGKTEPIKGEVAYNTDDKYSWIKAPRYDGLAPEVGPLARILVAYGKGDATAKNLVDQTLKKLGVGSDALFSTLGRTAARGLETVIIGDAMGNWLNELRSNIAKGDKKTYQSWTMPDKAKGFGLNDVPRGALGHWIEIEDGKIKNYQYVVPSTWNFGPADAHGNKGPVERSLIGTPIADPKKPLEVLRTVHSYDPCLACAVHVIDPHTNEIYKVRVV
- a CDS encoding HyaD/HybD family hydrogenase maturation endopeptidase translates to MTSEILILGVGNILFSDDGLGIRVVEKLLENYQFPDQVSVVDGGVLGINLLGVISHAHHLIVVDTILNKGKPGDLHRLAGADIPNRILAKNSLHQVDLLEALTLCQFLDHVPQTVIVGAEPMDIETLSAELTSTLAAQVENVVLMVLKELEVLGVPWKEKKISNGCHHT